Proteins encoded in a region of the Anopheles ziemanni chromosome 2, idAnoZiCoDA_A2_x.2, whole genome shotgun sequence genome:
- the LOC131282271 gene encoding uncharacterized protein LOC131282271, whose amino-acid sequence MTQNKRNQPGACPPPLRYEWTKAYPAKPKDNLLVLPDIRRQRPFRPSYDMEGEPKIDCLLDWSYARQWQLEASAFRETTHKLEAEKKPKKKIRVNPSARPTTGSTSKQRFTMKKFQNVPAKVDTRGALVRPSKSC is encoded by the exons ATGACGCAAAACAAGAGGAATCAACCGGGTGCGTGCCCACCACCTCTGCGATACGAATGGACCAAGGCGTACCCGGCCAAACCGAAGGACAACCTGCTTGTTCTTCCAGATATCCGTCGGCAGCGTCCATTCCGGCCGTCCTACGATATG GAAGGCGAACCGAAGATCGACTGTTTGCTGGATTGGTCGTACGCTCGGCAGTGGCAACTCGAGGCAAGTGCTTTCCGAGAGACCACACACAAATTGGAGGCCGAAaagaaaccgaagaaaaaaattcGCGTCAATCCATCGGCTCGCCCAACCACCGGAAGTACTAGCAAGCAACGGTTCACGATGAAGAAGTTCCAAAACGTTCCCGCCAAAGTGGATACGCGAGGCGCCCTGGTTCGTCCAAGCAAGTCCTGCTGA
- the LOC131281570 gene encoding uncharacterized protein LOC131281570 yields MPSIPPPPIRDLEGLLAPVLPAGTRVLGYEAEFLTAPGDNYGSTMLAIAVRTAPEDAERKDREQTDVVGENGEQDDGLLHLVAKMRPSSEEFLEIFQIDTTFVKEAAVYLKIVPTLLALQREQGFDGEGELIDVFCRCYNARVSLDPAVEKVDEDGVMLFENLKRAGYVTADRRQGFDRQLARFVLQKLALFHAIPIALRYLKPELFEAGIHKYLVKIDIDAGLSEATLRQMMDVFWQDIIRTGVEPELVERARARIAECHQRQAKLISDQLTVYCTMLHNDLWVNNMMIKYDSATGKPNSLKFVDFQLIQMDSLVRDVIFFVITSVNDAELESQLDGYFEHYFQHLASNMKRLQFPKLEEFTLESFREEIDRVAPYELYHIVSMLRVVLARKESIPDQSEQDAALFFNDNLVEEDYYRRLEVTLRIYERRGWI; encoded by the exons ATGCCCTCCATTCCGCCACCGCCGATCCGCGACCTGGAGGGGTTGCTTGCGCCCGTCCTGCCCGCCGGCACGCGGGTGCTCGGCTACGAGGCGGAGTTTCTAACCGCACCCGGAGACAACTACGGCAGCACCATGCTGGCCATCGCCGTGCGCACGGCCCCGGAG GACGCTGAACGGAAGGATCGTGAGCAAACAGACGTGGTCGGGGAAAATGGCGAACAGGACGACGGGTTGCTCCATCTGGTGGCGAAGATGCGGCCGAGCAGTGAGGAGTTTcttgaaattttccaaatcgACACCACCTTCGTGAAGGAGGCGGCCGTCTATCTGAAGATCGTGCCGACGCTGCTGGCACTCCAGCGTGAGCAGGGCTTCGACGGCGAGGGCGAGCTGATCGACGTGTTCTGCCGGTGCTACAACGCGCGGGTGTCGCTCGACCCGGCGGTGGAGAAGGTGGATGAGGACGGTGTAATGCTGTTCGAGAACCTGAAGCGAGCCGGCTACGTGACGGCGGACCGTCGCCAAGGTTTCGACCGGCAACTGGCCCGCTTCGTGCTACAG aaaTTGGCTCTCTTCCACGCCATTCCGATCGCACTGCGCTACCTAAAGCCGGAATTGTTTGAGGCGGGCATACACAAGTATCTGGTGAAAATCGACATCGACGCGGGGCTGAGCGAGGCGACACTGCGCCAGATGATGGATGTGTTCTGGCAGGATATTATACGGACCGGTGTGGAACCGGAGCTAGTCGAACGAGCCCGGGCCAGGATTGCCGAGTGCCACCAGCGGCAGGCAAAGCTTATCTCGGACCAGCTGACCGTCTACTGCACGATGCTACACAACGATTTGTGGGTTAATAATATGATGATCAAATATG aTTCTGCCACCGGTAAGCCGAACAGTCTGAAGTTTGTCGACTTCCAGCTCATCCAGATGGATTCCCTCGTACGGGACGTCATCTTCTTCGTCATCACGAGCGTCAACGATGCGGAACTGGAGTCGCAGCTGGATGGCTACTTCGAACACTACTTTCAGCATCTCGCCAGCAATATGAAACGCCTACAGTTTCCCAAGCTAGAGGAGTTTACGCTGGAGAG TTTCCGGGAGGAAATCGACCGTGTGGCGCCGTACGAGCTGTACCACATCGTGTCGATGCTGCGGGTCGTGCTGGCTCGCAAGGAGTCGATACCGGACCAGAGCGAGCAGGATGCGGCCCTGTTCTTCAATGACAATCTGGTGGAGGAAGACTACTACCGGCGGCTGGAGGTGACACTTCGAATCTACGAGCGCAGGGGTTGGATATAG
- the LOC131281913 gene encoding glutamine synthetase 1, mitochondrial-like yields MALRVVGLMIRQELSGLAGKSSVRMISTNGGPRCARILEHSPNAHLNKTLLDRYTRLKYDPKYVQATYVWIDGTGENVRLKDRVLDFVPSKPEDLPSWQYDGSSTYQALGGNSDMKLVPRALYKDPFKAGPNDVIVLCDTYQPDGKPTASNHRAAMQDAYNRTKDLEPWFGIEQEYTFLDVDGRPLGWPVNGFPGPQGPYYCATGAQNVVARDIAEAHAVACLYAGVQFAGTNAEVMPAQWEYQVGPALGMKCADDLWISRYILWRIAEDYGVVVTFDPKPMEGNWNGAGGHCNFSTKPMRVENGIKAIEAAIEKLSKKHDKHIKAYDPRGGKDNERRLVGRLETSSIDKFSWGVADRGCSVRIPRGVADAKKGYLEDRRPSSNCDPYSVCNAILTTCLLDE; encoded by the coding sequence atggccctCCGTGTGGTTGGTTTGATGATCCGCCAGGAGCTATCCGGGCTGGCCGGCAAATCGTCGGTGCGCATGATCAGCACGAACGGTGGCCCTCGGTGTGCCCGCATCCTGGAGCACTCGCCCAATGCGCATCTGAACAAGACGCTGCTGGACCGGTACACGCGCCTCAAGTACGACCCCAAGTACGTGCAGGCCACGTACGTCTGGATCGACGGAACGGGCGAAAACGTGCGACTGAAGGATCGCGTGCTGGACTTCGTACCATCGAAGCCGGAAGACCTGCCGAGCTGGCAGTACGATGGCAGCTCCACCTACCAGGCGCTCGGGGGCAACTCCGACATGAAGCTGGTGCCGCGTGCCCTCTACAAGGACCCGTTCAAGGCGGGCCCGAACGATGTGATCGTGCTGTGCGACACGTACCAGCCGGACGGTAAGCCAACCGCCTCGAATCACCGCGCGGCCATGCAGGATGCGTACAACCGCACCAAGGATCTGGAACCGTGGTTCGGCATCGAGCAGGAGTACACCTTCCTGGACGTCGATGGGCGTCCGCTCGGATGGCCGGTGAACGGATTCCCGGGACCGCAGGGTCCGTACTATTGCGCCACCGGAGCACAGAACGTGGTGGCACGGGATATCGCCGAGGCGCACGCCGTGGCCTGCCTGTACGCCGGGGTGCAATTCGCCGGCACGAACGCCGAGGTGATGCCGGCACAGTGGGAGTACCAGGTCGGACCGGCGCTGGGTATGAAGTGTGCCGACGATCTGTGGATCTCGCGCTACATCCTGTGGCGCATCGCCGAGGACTACGGTGTCGTGGTGACGTTCGATCCGAAGCCGATGGAGGGCAACTGGAACGGTGCCGGTGGCCATTGCAACTTCTCCACCAAGCCGATGCGCGTCGAGAACGGCATCAAGGCGATCGAGGCTGCGATCGAGAAGCTGTCGAAGAAGCACGACAAGCACATCAAGGCGTACGATCCGCGCGGAGGAAAGGACAACGAGCGCCGGCTGGTCGGGCGCCTCGAGACGTCCTCGATCGACAAGTTCAGCTGGGGTGTGGCGGACCGTGGCTGCTCGGTGCGTATCCCGCGCGGTGTCGCCGACGCCAAGAAGGGCTACCTGGAGGATCGCCGTCCGAGCTCCAACTGCGACCCGTACAGTGTGTGCAACGCCATCCTGACCACCTGCCTGTTGGACGAATAG